A DNA window from Setaria viridis chromosome 2, Setaria_viridis_v4.0, whole genome shotgun sequence contains the following coding sequences:
- the LOC117846446 gene encoding nucleoside diphosphate kinase 1, with translation MEQTFIMIKPDGVQRGLVGDIISRFEKKGFYLKGMKFMNVEKSFAQQHYADLSDKPFFPGLVEYIISGPVVAMVWEGKDVVLTGRRIIGATRPWEAAPGTIRGDYAVEVGRNVIHGSDSVENGKKEIALWFPEGLAEWRSNLHPWIYEA, from the exons ATGGAGCAGACCTTCATCATGATCAAGCCCGACGGCGTCCAGAGGGGCCTG GTCGGAGACATCATCAGTCGGTTCGAGAAGAAAGGATTCTACCTCAAGG GGATGAAGTTCATGAATGTGGAGAAGTCCTTTGCACAGCAGCACTATGCTGACCTTTCTGATAAGCCCTTCTTCCCTGGGTTGGTGGAGTACATCATTTCTGGCCCTGTTGTCGCAATGGTGTGGGAGGGGAAGGACGTTGTGTTGACTGGACGCAGGATCATTGGGGCCACCAGgccttgggaggctgcccctggCACCATCCGTGGTGACTATGCCGTGGAAGTTGGCAG GAATGTCATCCATGGAAGTGACTCCGTGGAGAATGGAAAGAAGGAGATTGCTCTTTGGTTCCCTGAAGGCCTGGCAGAGTGGAGGAGCAACCTTCACCCATGGATCTATGAGGCTTAA